The proteins below come from a single Dermatophagoides farinae isolate YC_2012a chromosome 7, ASM2471394v1, whole genome shotgun sequence genomic window:
- the Megf8 gene encoding LOW QUALITY PROTEIN: multiple EGF like domains 8 (The sequence of the model RefSeq protein was modified relative to this genomic sequence to represent the inferred CDS: deleted 2 bases in 2 codons), with product MKRPFIGKYNFILFSFIIWISFSFILDSYAISDYYRRIISSNDTIFGTITNDRDGEHEWLFKTNDPLSIIKFINIQFIWINLSTCNSTTDTIYLFNGDSYEDRLIGSIHGPFYGQSSQLKPFVGNRNRLLMIYHRQSSSYDDLPTFSLQYSFTNCPLNCTNNGHCINNQCHCNDHYGGDACDLDTRTEYDCPTKRIGSSCNININDVQSTKWFELFSNQHIFSARASHDSVYDRHTDQIYTFGGRSYESIYGDLLSFSITKNKWFNLTDCDNKNTYNNTNNNSTNQPKPRWGHTMNIINDSLIIFGGIGADGHQFNDIWIYNLTNCRWIQSIDNNIPALAFHVAIIVDNQWLHIHGGRFENSTYSSNIYRINLLSSSNYQWELVRSLNKGRTLAAHTAIVYNRSIIVFGGISGTNGKLSNAMYQYDIDHNYWSKLRYSQETKKNVVVPEKRAFHSMILVDDDDDYLVIFGGFIQNNDCLGDGSLTYAFSLKSRYWTKLNDISEKFPFKSIISHTLVRRKNLLFIIGGYYGQIRNEIFVTQIHWNSSSYFHHYHHVDNKNSELIIWKYFNVPNISMPDVMTIQTVDQMTIPCQLLPNEQMIRIFGFIHPFGAQTFDKNSLRIYLHNDVDNDSKNNNSTFESIAINTSSFVNHQFIDYIIHLPIRIVMDQLDYDSDIQMTWNVITTVMTNESNNFQLSSFIHAQDQCHSYSDCYRCLTNVACVWCPSRSQCLIRNHYEMNLCSGYNEHNLMIDPEECIQCFNVDNCQQCLQQWPYCQWLVDYELCVRRGRIINNSIMITNIENCPMDCAQRNQYEHCVDGNGNCIWCESMNKCLRWSQRIISELSLFDFCRNSSSFIITNDRNVRSTNECAMGTYGNSNSGCLPCNCNGHANLHHGVCHSQTGICFCQDNTEGYHCDRCRTGYYGDPRNGGICFQECQNKAFISMATFGHFGSYIRSDIYRNFYSMKKSESQLLLTTKSHCMWIISTGDEQQQNEFQSESDGHRNPVQINIFQSFKLNCSHSTLIIYDGIPDIVSADNRIANPQILASICGANQRYDLQFIAYSGIATVLYKTDNHQQQQGFNASYQSLMSSNLTATTTNQSNSSSSSILMTKIQWPLHSHTLEYFDNFLIFIGGHPHSKHHLGLSLYSLDNNQWIQSDLESNSNGLFFPSNRYLHATALIQNKLYVYGGLDIRTNEILSEFWCLSFANDHHNSLNPIWINLTATVNFTNPMNHRIPPLVGHTLTKIKFGESLKNNNDDGYALILIGGFSTTNGYSFNQYIYRPHQNEWILLMTKGPSPLGIVGHSTVYQSESNMIYVFGGLDFKESHKMAISNTLYTLDCQSLVWHRIQPRSVLNSITPLYLHYSISFRNYMFVFGGKKIINDYRNDDTTTTMKKSKKNDYPISYAYFYKCNRWIAMINVSTSSWWNTSILNHHHQHGSSSSSSSSSWSMTIDSNDSKTIYLYQSSSKSWSIETIRLPDDFCKFFSNDQKRCLSTDGCSYCQQQQHLNETLTGVCFDQSLSSQKSTGIETLDCLKIITSDKTTTTNCATKKECNQFTNCGDCTAANYESSRRHDDGCQWCADCHMANGQCLRMNDTCQWENEFTSSVGGVVVVGPTTCSNISLIETDHCSTRRCLATDCQKCLLLNERRLRSSSFYHHHSHHNHQLGDCIWTKQVYKFIRFGHSAIPTNPIFDWACIDSSIVKYSIMKNVPTIPPLDCPKRCNDYNSCTSCLEEPTTGDESGSHECVWSELTNECMSPTYMAIKCQHGFCGIGGGFIYRLHHTTQQCPPECETFEKAVDCLSLLHCGWCAIDGLAIDGVGFCLQGGLFGPKYQSCSNQSSIDLLSQLNHKPYYVPMTVLKTSWHYIQSPPENECLNGHHTCDMKSQNCIDLDEGFMCQCKSGYRMYENNNICKPICQQGCVYGICAVPDVCRCHFGYIGDDCSIECQCNGHSTCPSADQRNICNECHNNTQGKWCEKCKPFFVGDPTTTSTTTTTKNRLSSSCQPCFRFCHNHSELCFDENDLQNLTTMEITKFDDDYWHEYGRTKIQHGPLSEPSTICVNCKNNTEGERCDRCRLGYFKISDNIHDGCRNCMCNGHGTVCNPYNGENCDCHNNTENDRQCNYMNSKEYSNYINKTYFFKSSQIMTTYSLPCWMLQCSKCKDYFYGQPTGGHQCYRHMYLDKEYCIDPQTQENCLHHRLQQQKPLLNGRTMFFGIQPRYMNVDIRLIVYAIEGRIDLYLASRDDIFIVKVDPENGFHRLFIDKKYLRNISQYNMANNDSSNVMMTTMNETKISDLLDLGGSTNVTLKSPYQMILADMNGEISSYFTMKNLYEIIVVKNIENRLEITIPYRYHDLRTTRYYIMIRGSFHNDSDENQAFIVLRQDQSRIDLFIFFCVFLSCFFLFLSMSIMFYRVKQIISVYRARHLQEIELEYMANRPFTSITVLMDDDIKNRRESSEMIFRLYNESTTAMMMTPPSKQYRRTTTTQSIFRQLTSGFKESPRKIYPADHQHHSMMKEQMKNRNENLVTPMPVSIEFTNDNMAAIFTTLIRFPNDDNSNRRPIQMAAASTLVRNCPLLLQKLSTTSAVTSNNNNNNNNNPGSVAGDENNAR from the exons atgaaacgaccatttattggaaaatataatttcattttattttcattcataatttggattagtttttcattcatactGGATTCGTATGCAATATCCGATTATTATCGTCGAATAATATCATCGAATGATACAATTTTCGGTACAATTACCAACGATCGTGATGGTGAACATGAATGGCTATTCAAAACGAATGATCCTctatccatcatcaaatttattaatattcaatttatttggaTTAATTTATCAACTTGTAATTCAACAACGGATACAATCTATTTGTTCAATGGTGATTCTTATGAAGATCGTCTCATCGGTTCTATTCATGGTCCATTTTATGGCCAATCATCACAATTGAAACCATTTGTTGGTAATCgaaatcgattattgatgatataccatcgtcaatcatcatcatatgatgatttgccaacattttcattgcaaTATTCATTTACGAATTGTCCATTGAATTGTACGAACAATGGACATtgtatcaataatcaatgtcACTGTAATGATCACTATGGTGGTGATGCTTGTGATTTAGATACACGTACTGAATATGATTGCCCCACCAAACGTATTGGTTCATCATgcaatatcaatatcaatgatgTACAGTCAACCAAATGGTTCGAATTATTTTCTAATCAACACATTTTCTCTGCTCGTGCATCTCATGATTCAGTTTATGATCGCCATACTGATCAAATCTATACATTCGGTGGACGTAGCtatgaatcaatttatggagatttattatcattttcaattacgaaaaataaatggtTCAATTTAACTGACTGTGATAACAAAAATACttacaacaacaccaacaacaacagtacaAATCAACCAAAACCACGATGGGGTCATACCAtgaatattattaatgattcattgattatatttgGGGGAATCGGTGCAGATGGacatcaattcaatgatatttGGATATATAATCTAACCAATTGCCGATGGATCCAATCAATAGACAATAATATTCCGGCACTTGCATTTCATGTTGCAATCATTGTAGATAACCAATGGCTTCATATTCATGGTGGTCGTTTCGAGAATTCCacatattcatcaaatatttatcgtatcaatttattatcatcatcaaattatcaatggGAATTGGTTCGATCATTGAATAAAGGTCGAACATTAGCTGCACATACTGCCATTGTTTATAATCGATCTATAATTGTATTTGGTGGAATCAGTGGCACAAATGGAAAGCTTTCGAATGCAATGTATCAATATGATATCGATCACAATTATTGGTCCAAATTACGGTATTCacaagaaacgaaaaaaaatgttgttgtgcCAGAAAAACGTGCATTTCATTCCATGAtacttgttgatgatgatgatgattatcttgTGATTTTTGGtggattcattcaaaacaatgattGTCTTGGTGATGGTTCGCTAACATATGCTTTCTCGTTGAAATCTAGATATTGGactaaattgaatgatatcagtgaaaaatttccattcaaatcaatcatttcacaTACCTTGGTACgacgaaaaaatttattattcattattggtGGTTATTATGGCCAGATTcgtaatgaaatttttgtcaCACAGATACACTGGAACAGCAGCAGCtatttccatcattatcatcacgtGGACAACAAGAATTCTGAATTAATCATATGGAAATATTTTAATGTGCCAAACATTTCAATGCCTGATGTGATGACAATTCAGACAGTGGATCAAATGACCATTCCTTGCCAATTACTgccaaatgaacaaatgatacGAATTTTTGGCtttattcatccatttgGCGCGCAaacatttgataaaaattctcTAAGAATTTATCTTCATAacgatgttgataatgattccaAGAACAATAATTCTacattcgaatcgattgcaatcaatacatcatcatttgttaatcatcaatttattgattatataatTCACTTACCGATTCGAATTGTAATGGATCAATTAGATTATGACAGTGATATTCAAATGACTTGGAATGTAATTACTACCGTGATGAcgaatgaatcgaataattttcagctatcatcattcatccatgCTCAAGACCAATGTCATTCATATTCAGATTGTTATAGATGTCTTACGAACGTTGCTTGTGTATGGTGTCCATCCCGGTCACAATGTTTGATTCGTAAtcattatgaaatgaatttatgtTCCGGGTATAATGAACAtaatttaatgattgatCCAGAAGAATGTATCCAATGTTTTAATGTGGATAATTGTCAACAATGTCTTCAACAATGGCCATATTGTCAATGGcttgttgattatgaattGTGTGTACGTCGAGGCcgaataatcaacaattcgattatgattacaaatattgaaaattgtccAATGGATTGTGCTCAAAGAAATCAATATGAACATTGTGTCGATGGAAACGGTAATTGTATTTGGTGtgaatcaatgaacaaatgtCTCCGGTGGTCACAGCGAATCATTAGcgaattatcattatttgatttttgtcgaaattcatcatcattcatcataacCAATGATCGTAATGTACGTTCGACAAATGAATGTGCAATGGGAACTTATGGCAATAGCAATTCTGGTTGTCTGCCTTGTAATTGTAATGGACATGCTAATCTTCATCATGGTGTATGCCATTCACAAACCGGTATCTGTTTCTGTCAAGATAATACCGAAGGTTATCATTGTGATCGTTGTCGAACCGGTTATTATGGTGATCCACGAAATGGTGGTATTTGTTTTCAAGAATGTCAAAATAAAGCATTCATTTCGATGGCAACATTTGGTCATTTTGGATCATACATTCGTTCTGATATTtatcgaaatttttattcaatgaaaaaatctgaatcacaattgttgttgaccacCAAATCACATTGTATGTGGATTATTTCAACtggtgatgaacaacaacaaaatgaatttcaatccGAATCAGATGGCCATAGAAACCCAgttcaaatcaatatatttcaatcatttaaattgaattgttcaCATAGTACATTAATCATTTATGATGGAATACCCGATATCGTTTCGGCCGATAATCGTATTGCGAATCCTCAAATTTTAGCATCAATTTGTGGTGCTAATCAACGATATGATTTACAATTTATTGCTTATTCTGGTATTGCAACCGTTTTATATAAAACCGAtaaccatcaacaacaacaaggattCAATGCATcatatcaatcattaatgTCTTCCAATTtaacggcaacaacaacaaatcaatcgaattcatcatcatcatcaatattgatgacaaaaattcaatggccACTACATTCACATACActtgaatattttgataattttctaatttttatTGGTGGTCATCCGCATTCAAAACATCATCTTGGTTTGTCATTATATTCACtagataataatcaatggaTTCAATCAGATCttgaatcaaattcgaaTGGACTTTTTTTCCCATCGAATCGATATCTTCATGCAACAGCATTAATTCAGAATAAACTTTATGTTTATGGTGGATTAGATATTCGTACGAATGAGATTTTATCAGAATTTTGGTGTTTATCATTTGCCAACGATCACCATAATTCCCTTAATCCAATATGGATCAACCTAACAGCAACAGTTAATTTTACCAATCCAATGAATCATCGAATACCACCATTAGTTGGCCATACATTGACCAAGATCAAATTTggtgaatcattgaaaaacaataatgatgatggatatgCATTGATTTTAATCGGTGGTTTCTCTACCACCAATGGTTATTCTTTCAATCAATACATTTACAGACCACATCAGAATGAATGGATATTATTGATGACTAAAGGACCATCACCATTAGGTATTGTTGGCCATTCAACTGTTTATCAGTCCGAATCAAATATGATTTATGTATTTGGTGGATTAGATTTTAAAGAATCACATAAAATGGCCATTTCGAATACGTTGTATACACTTGATTGTCAATCATTGGTTTGGCATCGTATACAACCACGTTCGGTATTGAATTCTATAACACCGCTTTATCtacattattcaatttcatttagaaattatatgtttgtatttggtggtaaaaaaatcatcaacgattATCGTAACGATGAcacaacgacgacaatgaagaaatcaaagaaaaatgacTATCCAATATCATATGCCTATTTCTATAAATGTAATCGATGGATTGCAATGATTAATGTTTCCACGTCATCCTGGTGGAATACATcgattttaaatcatcaccaccaacatggatcatcatcatcatcatcatcatcatcatggtcaatgactattgattcgaatgattcaaaaactATTTATTTGTAccagtcatcatcaaaatcgtggtcaattgaaacaattcgATTACCAGAtgatttttgtaaatttttttccaacgaTCAAAAACGATGTTTATCAACTGATGGATGTTCatattgtcaacaacaacaacatttgaatgaaactTTAACCggtgtttgttttgatcaatcattgtcatcacaAAAGTCAACGGGTATTGAGACTTTggattgtttgaaaataataacaagtgataaaacaacaacaacaaattgtgcaacgaaaaaagaatgtAATCAATTTACAAATTGTGGTGATTGTACGGCAGCTAATTATGAATCATCGAGGCGGCATGATGATGGATGTCAATGGTGTGCTGATTGTCATATGGCTAATGGACAATGTTTACGTATGAATGATACATGTCAATGGGAAAATGAATTCACATCGTCGGTtggtggtgttgttgttgttggaccGACAACATGTAGTAATATTAGCCTAATTGAAACGGATCATTGTTCTACTCGTCGTTGTTTAGCCACCGATTGTCAGAAATGTTTATTACTTAATGAACGTCGtttacgatcatcatcattttatcatcaccattcacatcataatcatcagcTTGGTGATTGTATATGGACCAAACAGGTATAtaaatttattcgatttggCCATTCAGCAATACCAACGAATCCAATATTTGATTGGGCATGTATTGATTCATCGATTGTTAAATATTcg ataatgaaaaatgttccCACAATACCACCATTAGATTGTCCTAAACGATGTAATGATTACAATAGTTGTACAAGTTGTTTGGAAGAA CCAACCACCGGTGATGAAAGTGGTAGTCATGAATGTGTATGGTCCGAATTAACCAATGAATGTATGTCACCAACATATATGGCCATTAAATGTCAACATGGTTTTTGTGGCATCGGTGGTGGTTTTATTTATCGTCTTCATCATACAACACAACAATGTCCACCGGAATgtgaaacatttgaaaaagcCGTCGATTGTCTTTCATTATTACATTGTGGTTGGTGTGCTATCGATGGTTTAGCTATCGATGGTGTTGGTTTCTGTTTGCAAGGCGGTTTGTTTGGTCCTAAATATCAATCatgttcaaatcaatcatcaatagatTTATTAAGTCAACTTAATCACAAACCTTATTATGTACCAATGACTGTGTTGAAAACATCATGGCATTATATACAATCACCACCGGAGAATGAATGTCTTAATGGTCATCATACATGTGATATGAAATCACAGAATTGTATTGATCTTGATGAAGGATTTATGTGTCAATGTAAAAGTGGTTATCGAAtgtatgaaaataataatatttgcaAACCAATCTGTCAACAAGGTTGTGTTTATGGCATATGCGCCGTACCAGATGTTTGTCGATGTCATTTTGGCTATATTGGGGATGATTGTTCTATCGAATGTCAATGCAATGGTCACAGTACTTGTCCATCGGCTGATCAACGAAACATTTGTAATGAATGCCATAATAATACACAAGGAAAATGGTGTGAAAAATGTaaaccattttttgttggtgatccaacaacaacatcaacaacaacaacaacgaaaaatcgtctatcatcatcatgtcaacCATGTTTTCGGTTTTGTCATAATCATTCAGAATTATGtttcgatgaaaatgatttacaGAATTTAACGACAATGGAAATAACcaaattcgatgatgattattggcATGAATATGGTCGAACAAAAATCCAACATGGCCCATTATCGGAACCATCGACAATCTGTGTGAATTGTAAAAATAATACCGAAGGGGAACGTTGTGATCGTTGTCGACTTGGCTATTTCAAGATCAGTGATAATATTCATGATGGTTGCCGTAATTGTATGTGTAATGGCCATGGTACTGTTTGTAATCCATATAATGGTGAAAATTGTGATTGCCACAATAACACCGAGAATGATCGTCAATGTAATTATATGAATTCAAAAGAATATAGTAATTACATAAATAAgacttatttttttaaatcatcacaAATAATGACCACATATTCATTGCCATGTTGGATGTTACAATGTTCAAAATGTAAAGATTATTTTTATGGTCAACCAACTGGTGGTCATCAATGTTATCGTCATATGTATTTGGATAAAGAATATTGTATTGATCCACAGACACAAGAAAATTGCCTACATCATcgattacaacaacaaaaaccattGCTAAATGGTCGTACAATGTTTTTTGGAATACAACCACGTTATATGAATGTTGATATTCGATTAATAGTGTATGCTATTGAAGGCCGTATTGATCTTTATTTGGCATCAAGagatgatatttttatcgTTAAAGTTGATCCAGAAAATGGATTTCAtcgtttgtttattgataaaaaatatcTGCGTAATATTTCACAGTATAATATGGCCAATAATGATTCTAGCaatgtaatgatgacaacaatgaatgaaacaaaaatttctgatCTTTTGGATTTGGGCGGCTCAACCAATGTGACATTAAAATCACcatatcaaatgattttggcCGATATGAATGGTGagatatcatcatattttacaatgaaaaatttatatgaaattattgtggtgaaaaatattgaaaatcgtCTCGAAATAACCATACCATATCGATATCATGATCTTCGAACGACACgttattatataatgattcGTGGTTCATTCCATAATGATTCGGATGAAAATCAAGCGTTCATTGTACTACGACAAGATCAAAGCcgtattgatttatttatatttttttgtgtttttctttcatgtttttttcttttcttgtcCATGTCGATAATGTTTTATCGTgtaaaacaaataatttccGTATATCGTGCAAGACATTTACAAGAAATTGAATTAGAATATATGGCTAATCGGCCATTTACATCGATAACCGTTCtcatggatgatgatataaagaATCGACGCGAATCATCAGAAATGATATTTCGGCTATacaatgaatcaacaacagcgatgatgatgacaccaCCATCAAAACAATATCGTCGAACAACTACgacacaatcaatttttcgtCAATTAACATCTGGTTTTAAAGAATCACCAAGGAAAATTTATCCAGcagatcatcaacatcattcaatgatgaaagaacAGATGAAAAATCGTAATGAAAATCTTGTGACACCGATGCCTGTATCGATTGAAtttacaaatgataatatggCAGCAATATTTACAACATTAATTCGatttccaaatgatgataatagtaaTCGACGACCTATACAGATGGCAGCTGCATCTACATTAGTAAGAAAttgtccattattattgcaaaaattatcaacaacatcagcagTTAccagtaacaacaacaacaacaacaacaacaatccagGATCTGTTGctggtgatgaaaataatgcaAGATGA
- the LOC124496752 gene encoding uncharacterized protein LOC124496752, giving the protein MASDPKLSSQRQSQPQLQQQQDYFECQVNKVSLYSLPTNVKIDSIDFEQCILECITHKLDDKKPDNGLSKRLINELIIQSDLLLYLPDSGKDNNQNHNEQLIYTVGIHRNRLQWSVMSPPSLSSTQLIDDDDDQQISTNRHQQQQCHCYMQSTFDQIKLCYVNYEMPTMIIWLLLSLPKRVVKNEFSVTNYCDIHHHSTSTQSLSSSSSSSSSESSTLFALVWKCFNEQDVVQLREVYKYLQSLRRLNQTPSSSSSSLISDGHLDLSFIDHYHNQQQHDVHSYIYPPSSQFTVGGGGCGNGCSSSTSIITLNRLNHPRCIINNNIIRNDEIVETATTRESSSPSSSSYLNITTTNTTMNNNKIFSPIDINESNNNNGGNTLMMISTKTFSGHHHRSSSSSSSSSSSTLIALDEQQRIRQRQPAKIIHESKDDDNNRKSTNIGNQPQYLVETKMMDNKSIKKSNVNNNTQSTTMYNGYHRMNGSTINTQSESEFDTTQINLYLRQKRFPKRILHTRSHSVDSSRHHRQSSSMNILKTFDQENISPISNTTYTIPIKSSTQPKTISILKSSNNNKRNNQMEKLQSTTTMDIHLNSEGSSISGEESSSGEFNDCNSDELNCKLKYQNRIDYHGDNISTHVNCNRKKPTTIMKSVLKKSSSEDSNTTTTTTNSSSSSHFTAPLSSLFGITDRFRFGINQQQLKNSKQQQTNSAIVLNYNNNNNNNSSNNKKNVTFSAYATIQMVDT; this is encoded by the coding sequence atggcatcGGATccgaaattatcatcacaacgACAATCGCAAccacaactacaacaacaacaagattatTTCGAATGTCAAGTTAATAAAgtatcattatattcattacCAACAAACgtaaaaattgattccattgattttgaacaatGTATACTTGAATGTATAACACATAAATTGGATGATAAAAAACCGGATAATGGCCTAAGTAAACgtttaataaatgaattgattataCAAtcagatttattattatatctaCCTGATAGTGGTaaagataataatcaaaatcataatgaaCAATTAATCTATACAGTCGGTATACATCGTAATCGATTACAATGGTCAGTAATGTCACCaccatctttatcatcaacacaattaattgatgatgatgatgatcaacaaatatcaacgaatcgtcatcaacaacaacaatgtcatTGTTATATGCAATCAACATTTGATCAGATAAAATTGTGTTATGTAAACTATGAAATGCCAACAATGATTAtttggttattattgtcattaccTAAACGTGtggtgaaaaatgaattttccgTTACTAATTATTgtgatattcatcatcattctacgTCCACACAATCTTTGtcttcctcatcatcatcatcgtcttccGAATCATCGACATTATTTGCGCTAGTCTGGAAATGTTTCAATGAACAGGATGTTGTACAATTACGTGAAGTTTATAAATATTTACAATCATTGAGACGTTTGAAtcaaacaccatcatcatcatcatcatcattgattagtGATGGTCATTTagatttatcattcattgatcattatcataatcaacaacaacacgatgttcattcatacatttatccaccatcatcacaattcactgttggtggtggtggttgtggcaACGGTTGTTCTTCATCAACTTCAATCATCACGTTGAATCGATTAAATCATCCAAGGtgcattatcaacaacaatatcattcGTAATGATGAGATTGTtgaaacagcaacaacaagagaGTCATCATCGCCGTCGTCATCTTCCTATTTGaacattaccaccaccaatacaacaatgaataataacaaaatattttcaccAATCGAcattaatgaatcaaataataataatggcggTAATacgttaatgatgatttcgacAAAGACCTTTtccggtcatcatcatcgatcatcatcatcatcatcatcatcgtcgtcttCGACATTAATTGCTTtggatgaacaacaacgtataagacaacgacaaccggctaaaattattcatgaatctaaagatgatgataataataggaAATCGACAAATATTGGCAATCAACCACAATATTTagtagaaacaaaaatgatggataataaatctattaaaaaatcaaatgtaaataataatacacagtcaacaacaatgtacAATGGAtatcatcgaatgaatggTTCAACAATAAATACACAAAGTGAATCAGAATTTGATACAACacaaattaatttatatCTAAGACAGAAAAGATTTCCAAAAAGAATATTACATACACGATCACATTCTGTGGATTCATCACGTCATCATAGGCAATCATCGtcgatgaatattttgaaaacatttgacCAGGAAAATATTTCACCCATATCGAATACGACCTATACGATACCGATAAAATCGTCAACACAACCAAAAACAATATCAATATTAAAATcgtcgaataataataaacgtaATAATCAGATGgaaaaattacaatcaacaacaacgatggaTATTCATCTTAATTCTGAAGGTTCATCAATATCTGGagaagaatcatcatccggtgaatttaatgattgtaatagtgatgaattaaattgtaaattgaaatatCAAAATCGAATTGATTACCATGGTGACAATATTTCCACCCATGTTAATTGTAATAGAAAAAAGCctacaacaataatgaaatcgGTATTGAAGAAATCAAGTAGTGAAGATTCGAatacaacaacgacgacaacaaattcctcatcatcaagcCATTTTACTgcaccattatcatcgttgtttGGTATTACGGATCGATTTAGATTTGgaataaatcaacaacaattaaaaaattccaaacaacagcaaacgAATTCGGCAATCGTTTTGaattataacaacaacaacaacaacaacagtagcaACAATAAAAAGAATGTTACATTCAGCGCCTATGCAACAATTCAAATGGTCGATacatga